In Zingiber officinale cultivar Zhangliang chromosome 11B, Zo_v1.1, whole genome shotgun sequence, a single window of DNA contains:
- the LOC122034053 gene encoding small heat shock protein, chloroplastic-like — protein sequence MAASALLVARRAAAVNKLRPFAVAALSRSFTASTSVAPSPGTVESSVAVPRRRDAAPVPRRHRSGDLFPTLGDALDPFNPRRSLMDVFNMVDQMLDFPFGAGRGTAGGAWRGWDAREDDKALYLKVEMPGLGKDDVQLMVENNTLVIQGEAAEEEGEEGGEVEQGGDEGRERGRRRYSSRIELPENEYELGGVKAEMKNGVLRVVVPKMKPEERKDVRHVPVE from the exons ATGGCCGCCTCCGCCTTGCTCGTCGCCAGGAGAGCAGCAGCCGTCAACAAGCTCCGTCCCTTTGCGGTCGCTGCTCTTTCTCGCTCCTTCACTGCCTCGACCTCCGTCGCGCCGAGTCCAGGAACTGTGGAGAGCAGCGTCGCCGTCCCCCGCCGCCGCGATGCGGCTCCGGTTCCCCGTCGTCATCGGAGTGGGGACCTCTTCCCCACCTTGGGAG ATGCGTTAGATCCTTTCAACCCGCGGCGGAGCCTAATGGATGTGTTCAATATGGTGGACCAGATGTTGGATTTCCCGTTCGGGGCTGGGAGGGGAACCGCCGGCGGAGCGTGGCGCGGGTGGGACGCCAGGGAGGACGACAAGGCGTTGTATCTGAAGGTGGAAATGCCGGGACTGGGAAAGGACGACGTGCAGTTGATGGTAGAGAATAACACTTTGGTGATTCAAGGAGAGGCAGCGGAGGAGGAGGGAGAGGAAGGCGGCGAAGTGGAACAGGGGGGAGACGAAGGAAGGGAAAGGGGGAGGCGTAGGTACAGCAGTCGCATCGAACTGCCGGAAAACGAGTACGAATTAGGAGGAGTCAAGGCGGAGATGAAGAACGGAGTGTTGCGAGTGGTAGTGCCGAAGATGAAGCCGGAGGAGCGCAAGGACGTCCGCCATGTACCCGTCGAGTGA
- the LOC122034183 gene encoding calmodulin-binding transcription activator 2-like — MASARRGEADPSFDIEQLLVEAQHRWLRPAEICEILQNHRQFRIAPEPPNKPPSGSLFLFDRKVLRYFRKDGHNWRKKKDEKTVKEAHERLKVGSVDMLHCYYAHGEENKKFQRRSYWMLEDNLMHIVLVHYREIKDKPSLSHTTSLGHARDAEEVIHNSATSDSTISQTQPLSQTIVCDSPSSTSHTSEYEDAESAYPNYNLTRQIIIKQVPDTTLSLRCGDMMIDE, encoded by the exons ATATTGAACAATTACTTGTGGAAGCACAACATCGATGGCTACGCCCTGCTGAAATTTGTGAAATACTTCAAAACCATAGGCAATTTCGTATTGCACCGGAACCTCCAAATAAACCTCCAA gtGGATCCCTATTTCTATTTGATCGAAAAGTGTTAAGGTACTTCAGGAAGGATGGTCATAACTGGAGAAAGAAAAAGGATGAAAAGACTGTTAAAGAAGCTCATGAGAGACTAAAA GTTGGAAGCGTTGATATGCTTCATTGCTATTATGCTCATGGTGAAGAGAACAAAAAATTTCAAAGACGAAGTTATTGGATGTTGGAAGA TAATCTCATGCACATTGTTCTCGTCCACTATCGTGAAATCAAG GATAAACCAAGTCTCAGCCATACAACAAGCCTCGGCCATGCAAGAGACGCCGAAGAAGTGATACACAATTCTGCAACTTCCGACTCAACTATAAGCCAGACGCAGCCTCTTTCACAAACCATAGTTTGTGATAGCCCCAGCAGCACCTCCCACACATCAGAATATGAAGATGCTGAATCAG CATATCCGAATTATAATTTGACACGGCAGATAATTATCAAACAAGTTCCAGATACCACCCTTTCACTGAGATGTGGCGACATGATGATTGACGAATGA